The segment TTTTCGAACGGGACAAGAAGTCGATGTTAATATTCCTATAGATCCCTCAGAAGATAAGTACACAACAATAGGGATTGTTGTGGCAGCGCGTGAAGAAAATATAAAAGACCAAGTTACTTTAATCATTACCCACACATCCCCACTGCAACCAGAAACAACAATGACTGTAACTACACAAACCAACCTCATAGACTTTAAAAAATTGGATTAATTCACTTAGGCAAACATTTTTATGCATCATCTATTAATTCGATTTCTTCTTTTCTTTTTTCGATGAGGTCATCCCTTAAGATATCAAGCTTATTTTTGACTGAGACCATAAACAAGATCAGCCCATTTAAGCGATAAAAAGATGACAACTCTTGAGAAAAATAATTATCAAACCAATCCGTAAAAGCTTGCGTAAACACAGATGAAAACCATTGATCAAAGTCATCGTACGGCAATAACGGAAAATAATTTCTATCATCACGCACAAAAATACTACACAGCGTACAAACAAGAGAACTTTTTGATGAGGGATCTATGCTTGTTTCATGTGTACTATGAGGCGAGCGGACACTACAATATATGTCTTTCTGTCCAATCTTATTAACAAGATCAATCAACTGGACTTTGCTTATAGTGATATGTGGTTCATCTATCATCTCTTAATCTTTCTTCTTTAAGAGTGTGAATGGTGCTGTTGGTGTTTGTTATTATCTATGGAAGAAACAATATAAGAAGATGTTCCTGTTTGTGATTTGTTTTGTGCACTAACTTTCTCCACTAAATGAAGCGTATCTTTTTTTTGTTTTGTCATTGGACGAATAACCATATGAGATTTACTTCCATAATTGTGAAGGAACCACTCTAGTGTAACCCAAGATAAACCTTTAGTTTTGGACAACTGAATAATTATGTTCCAATATTTTGGAGAAATACTATTGCGGTCACGCATTTTACGTGCAGCCTCATAGCTACAACCAATTTCCTTTGCAAATTGGCGTATAGACCCCCAAGATTCAATCAAACTTTTGACACAAAAATTATTAACCATGACAATAACAGTACATTACGTACAATTTAAAATCAAGATAAAATCGTACACAATGAATTAAAAAAATAGTGGATAATGTACAGATGACTTATTTGCCAAAAGATAGACTTAAAATAGCACGCAAGAATGCTGGGTATGCAACACCAAGTGAAGCTGCACGTGCTATACCAGCTTTGAATCAAAATACCCTAATTAGTCACGAAAATGGAAATCGTGGCATCTCACGCCAAATAGCAGAGCTATATGGACAAGTATTTAATGTAGATCCGGGATGGATTTTGTATGGCGAGTCTCCTCAAGAAAATCCTAGCCTCAATATAAGTATTCCTCTCATTTCATGGATTAGTGCCGGAGAGTTAAGCGAGCAGGATGGAATAATGGATTTTTCAGATTATCCTATGACAGAGGCTGTTAATCTTCCCGCCGGTGAATGGATTGCTTTACGTGTAGATGGCGCATCTATGAATAAAATTAGCCCTCCAGATTCTATAATATTTGTAAATATGCGAGATAAAAAACTTGTTCCTAACGCCTGTTATGTAATAGCAGATGAATCTGGTCAAGCGACATATAAAAGATACAGGCCTAATGATAATCCTCCTTTTCAGCCCGCTTCATACGATAAGACTATAAAAGCCCCAAAACTTGAAGGTGCTATCTCTATAATAGGTCGTGTACGACGCACTATTCTTGATATGTAAACGCAGATACCGTCAGCAAGTTCTGATGAGTTTGATTGATTTCTAATAATAAACTTCAGATTTTTGATTCCCTAAATTATGTAGTGATTCGTAATTTTTTATTTTTTTGAAAAAAATAGTACATTATGTACTTGACAATGTTTAGTGCATATTGTACTAATATATCCATAAACCAAACACAAGAGATTGCCAAGAGGCATCAGGGAGGGGAAATTATGGATAAGCCAATTCTTATTAATTCCAATGAAATTTTATTAGTTATCTGTGATGATGAACACATTGGGCATTCGGGTCCACTTGATGAAAGCCAAGTTTTAGAAATGATTGACGAGGCAGATGATGCCATAAAAATCTTTCGCATAAATCCTTCTGAAAACAGTTGTGAAGATATTTCTGAAGATATCGCAGAATCCTATCTTATAGAACGTGAAGAACAGTGCTTTTACGGAATAATACCTCATGACTTTATTCTACATAGCACAGCATACGGGGTGTTTTTAGACGATATCGAACAGCGTGAATATGAAGATAAAATGTACGGTACTTATGAAGAGCAACACCGTTTGCGTCTTTGTGACGTGATTTAAATTTCTAAGGGCGTTTTTAAAAACGCCTCCTTTTCTTTCTTTCAAATATTATCACAAATGGAATACAGGCATGCATAATCTTGTCACAACAGCAGAAAGTACTTTTAAGAACGAAGCTATTCAAACCATGTCGAGTCGTGAAATTGCAGAATTGTGTAGTAAACAGCATGCACATATTATGCGTGATATTCGACAAATGTTAGGAGAATTGTACCCTGAAGGGGGTCAATCCAAATTTGGATCGACCTATTTAGACACACAAGGTAGACCTCAAAATTGTTATAATCTTCCCAAGCGCGAATGTTTAATCCTCGTCTCAGGTTACAGCACAGCATTACGAGCAAAGATCATAGATCGTTGGCAACAATTAGAACAGCAAGTAATGGCACCGCAAATCGATTACTCTAGTCCACAAGTCATGTTAGGGGTTTTAAATTATCTCAAAAATGAGAATGAACAAAAAGACAATATGATTGCAGAATTAAAACCAAAGGCAATGGCTCTTGAAAGTTTACAGCGCCATGAGGGTCTTTTCGGTCTTACTGAAGTTGCTAAAATACTCGAAATGCAACCAAAACAGTTCATTCTCTTCTTACAGCAAAAGGGTTGGGTCTATCGACGCATGGCAAATGGGCATCTGTTGCCTTATCAAGACAAAATCCAAAAAGGTCTGATGGATTGTCCTACCATCACTATTCAAACGTCTGGCGGAATAAATAAAGTCATTCCTTCAGCAAAAATCACAACAAAAGGCATTGGTGTGCTTTCTCAAGAACTTAAAAGACAAAGCATGCATTAAGGGGTGACCATCATGGAAAAGAAATATAAGCGGTTTGATAAAATAAACCTAATTTATTTACGTGGGTTTGCTAATTTTTTATTTGACAAGATAATGTCATTATGTCTATTGTCGAATCAGGTGCCTCAAAAACACCTTAAGCAAACAGCGGATAGATTGCCGAAACAATCTTTCTTCCGCACATTAAAGACTTTGACTCATTCTATGCTACACGCATATAATGATCCCGTCGGGTGTGGTTATGCTATACAATACCCTTTATGGGGAAAGCATAACGACGGACTGTTTGCCGTGTTTTTGAGCACCCGGCACTCTTTTAGAGTGTCAATCAAAAACGTCTAACAAACAGGAGTTCACATGAACACTTTAATTAAAATATCAGAAAAAGTTATTGATCAGGAAACAGTTCAAACGGTTGATGCACGTGAATTGTACACGTTTTTAGAAGTCAACTCTAAATTTGCAGACTGGATTGTACGTCGTATTAATGAATATGGATTTTTGGAAAATCAAGATTTTGGTTTTACGTTTCTCAAAAATGAGAAACGTAAAAATGTTATAAGTAAAGAATACCACCTTACCTTAGACATGGCGAAAGAACTTTCTATGGTTGAGAGAAATGAGAAAGGCAGGCAAGCTCGTCGTTACTTTATTGAGTGTGAAAAGAAACTAAGAAACCAAGCTGTTGATTATAATGGGGTCACGACCATCACGAATAACAAAACGCCATTGGGTTGCCAATTCACGGGCTTGTTTTAAAGAGACATCTCTTAAAGCACCCAAGCCCATCTCACGACGCCGCCCGTGAATGGTATATCGATAAATCCATTGAGCACCCCCATCTTTACGCTTATGAAGTACCAAGCCGGCACCATCATTATATTTGCCAGCCCCCAATGTTGCGACAGCCCTTGCATTAAGACGATTCATTAAAGGCATTTTTACTCCTTTCTAAATGTTTTCTATCCACACGTTAATCCCACTTTTGATGTGCAAAGGGATGGTTTTTATTGATTCAAGATAAGCAGGTTTGAAATGAGAGAATCTTACAATATTCGGGAGTCTCATTCAACATGCAAAACGATAAATTATCTTTATAAATCAACGTGTTATCTAATAATGATACACGCTTTGATTTACCAAGCCATTGGGAGGGTATGAATGCTGGTGAAAAAGTTTTGTATTTTTTAGGCCCAATTCATATGCGCCTTATTGATGCTTTTAGAGTAGACGAAGAAAACAGGCAATACAAAGCTTTAATTAAAGAAGCTAAACAGGTGTTAGCAAGATCTATCGTGAAAGCTGCTTAGTTTATAATGTCATCTCCTCGTTTTTAAAGGCGGGGAGGTGGTCAATATCACACAGCCTTCTAACAACAACCCTTTTAACACAAGCGTGATTCACGCAACAGGTGA is part of the Bartonella machadoae genome and harbors:
- a CDS encoding XRE family transcriptional regulator: MTYLPKDRLKIARKNAGYATPSEAARAIPALNQNTLISHENGNRGISRQIAELYGQVFNVDPGWILYGESPQENPSLNISIPLISWISAGELSEQDGIMDFSDYPMTEAVNLPAGEWIALRVDGASMNKISPPDSIIFVNMRDKKLVPNACYVIADESGQATYKRYRPNDNPPFQPASYDKTIKAPKLEGAISIIGRVRRTILDM
- a CDS encoding Rha family transcriptional regulator; amino-acid sequence: MHNLVTTAESTFKNEAIQTMSSREIAELCSKQHAHIMRDIRQMLGELYPEGGQSKFGSTYLDTQGRPQNCYNLPKRECLILVSGYSTALRAKIIDRWQQLEQQVMAPQIDYSSPQVMLGVLNYLKNENEQKDNMIAELKPKAMALESLQRHEGLFGLTEVAKILEMQPKQFILFLQQKGWVYRRMANGHLLPYQDKIQKGLMDCPTITIQTSGGINKVIPSAKITTKGIGVLSQELKRQSMH